The genomic segment CATCTTTATGATGTAAACCAGCAAGGAGTTACAGAGGTTATAAAAGAGCTTAAAAAACATATTTTTGAAAAAGGAAGATCGCTATTTACTGTTGGAGAGATTAGTTCGTCAAGTTTAGAAATAATAGAGTCTTATTCAGAGCGTATGCTGTTGGATGTTACATTTAACTTTAACTTTGGCTCGTTAGAAGAGTTTTCAGTAGAAAAAATATTCTGCGAACTACTTGCTATGAAAAAAGTTTATGATGACGGGCGAAGACCAACTTTCTTTTTTAACAGTCATGACATGTCACGCTCTTGGAATCGTTTAGCTAGTGAGAATCTTGAACGTTATCGTCAACTGGCAGTGCTCACTCTAATCAATGCTGGTGTTTCGTTTCTTTTTCAAGGGGAAGAATTAGGAATAGGAGATTATCTCCCAAATGAAGTTTCTGATATACGGGATATTCAAGCTATCAATAAATATAACGAAGCTAAAGATATTGTGGCAGCTAATGAAGTTAATAGAGATCGTTCCAGAGGAATGATTCCTTGGGAGCGTCTGAAATCGGATGCGTGGATAGGCCAAGGAAAGAAAAATGAAAAATCAAATGAAGTTTTTGACTTCTACAAGCAATTGATTCAACTCAGAAAAGATTATCTAAATGGTGAGAGTACATTTGATAAGATAAGCTGCTCAGGTGAGGTATTACAGTACAAAGTGGGAAAGTTGATTGTCTTACTGAACTTTGGTGTAGAACGTTATTATTTTCCAGTAGCAGAAGAGAAAATAGTATTGAAGTATAACTATGAGAACTTTCAGTTATTAAGTGGTGGAATAATGATAGGAAAGGAAAAGAATGTTTAAATCTGAGGAATTAGTGGAGAAACATAGGAATAAGAGTAAAGTTTATTGTGCTGAAAAATTAATTTTTGGAGGTGTCAAAGGTTATGATGTTTATAATATTTCAGCACCTTTTGAGTTGAATCACCAATTAATTTTGGCGGGACGTGTTGAAGCGCGTGATTCTGAACATTCACAAATTAGATTTTTTTATCATAAGTCTGGAAATCAGTGGCAACTTATTGAGGAGGCGCAGTCTTTTAATTTGCAAGACCCATTTTTTACAAGAATTGATGAGAAGATTATTTTAGGTGGTGTAGAAGTTACATTTGATAGCGAGAAAGTATTATACTGGCGAACGATTTTTTATGAGCTGAATGATTTGAAAAAAGCAAAATTGATTTTCTCAGGACCTATAGGGATGAAAGATATTAGGTTGAGAGAACTTGCTGATGGGAAGATTTTGGTTTTAACTCGTCCTCAAGGAATGAAAGGTGGTCTGGGAAAAATTGGTGCTGTTGTTATTGATGATTTAAGCAAACTTTCCATTGATTTACTTGAAAAAGCACCGCTTCTCAAAAATCAATATGTAGATGAGGAGTGGGGAGGAGCAAACGAGATTCATCTTGTTGGTAATCGAGTTGCTGTTTTAGGGCATATTGGTAGTCGTGATTACTTGGGGAACATCCATTATAGAGCGATGACTTTTGAACTAGATGAAAATTTTACTGAGATATTAAATCCTAAAATTATTGCTGAACGAAAAGATTTTGTTGCTGGCCCTAGTAAACGTCCAGATTTAATGGATGTGGTTTTTAGTGGCGGTCTGATTTTTAAAGAAGATAAAGTTGTGCTTTATGCGGGTACGGGTGATGCTGAAGCTCAAAAATTAGTTATTAATGACCCATTTAGATAGGAAATGTTTATGAATATTTATCGTTTTGAAGAAAATCCATTAATTACCCCTTTGGATGTGAAGCCATTAAATGAGGGCTATGAGGTAATTGGGGCATTTAATGCAGGTGTTGCTAAATATAAAAATGAAACTTTGTTGTTGTTGCGCGTGGCGGAGCGACCTGTT from the Lactococcus allomyrinae genome contains:
- a CDS encoding alpha-amylase family glycosyl hydrolase, which gives rise to MWWKNSVFYEIYLASFCDSNEDGIGDVRGVIGKIPYLNTLGITGIWLTPFYPSPKVDNGYDVSDYCDIASEYGTIEDLKELLDKVHQSGIKVIVDLVINHTSTEHNWFKDINKKDWYIWRELPNNWESFFGGSAWEFDERFKEYYYHSFSKEQADLNWANPEVKCAIWEVIDFWIDLGIDGFRLDVINNLSISNEFFDNPINEEGEQVHLYDVNQQGVTEVIKELKKHIFEKGRSLFTVGEISSSSLEIIESYSERMLLDVTFNFNFGSLEEFSVEKIFCELLAMKKVYDDGRRPTFFFNSHDMSRSWNRLASENLERYRQLAVLTLINAGVSFLFQGEELGIGDYLPNEVSDIRDIQAINKYNEAKDIVAANEVNRDRSRGMIPWERLKSDAWIGQGKKNEKSNEVFDFYKQLIQLRKDYLNGESTFDKISCSGEVLQYKVGKLIVLLNFGVERYYFPVAEEKIVLKYNYENFQLLSGGIMIGKEKNV
- a CDS encoding DUF1861 family protein; protein product: MFKSEELVEKHRNKSKVYCAEKLIFGGVKGYDVYNISAPFELNHQLILAGRVEARDSEHSQIRFFYHKSGNQWQLIEEAQSFNLQDPFFTRIDEKIILGGVEVTFDSEKVLYWRTIFYELNDLKKAKLIFSGPIGMKDIRLRELADGKILVLTRPQGMKGGLGKIGAVVIDDLSKLSIDLLEKAPLLKNQYVDEEWGGANEIHLVGNRVAVLGHIGSRDYLGNIHYRAMTFELDENFTEILNPKIIAERKDFVAGPSKRPDLMDVVFSGGLIFKEDKVVLYAGTGDAEAQKLVINDPFR